From Leptospira montravelensis, one genomic window encodes:
- a CDS encoding UPF0175 family protein, which produces MKSLSFQVPDQIDLNEYDFKMAMAVKLYETGKISIGQAADIVNLSKSSLIDVMKNYGSSILFGYSTDDLKNDLENA; this is translated from the coding sequence ATGAAATCTTTAAGCTTCCAAGTTCCCGATCAAATAGATCTAAATGAATATGATTTTAAAATGGCAATGGCTGTTAAGTTGTATGAAACGGGTAAAATATCTATAGGGCAAGCTGCCGATATTGTCAATCTTTCGAAATCATCCTTAATTGATGTGATGAAGAATTATGGTTCTTCTATTCTATTTGGATATTCTACAGATGATCTTAAAAATGATTTAGAGAATGCCTGA